The Pseudochaenichthys georgianus chromosome 24, fPseGeo1.2, whole genome shotgun sequence genome includes a region encoding these proteins:
- the LOC117440277 gene encoding beta/gamma crystallin domain-containing protein 2-like isoform X1, which translates to MFTSYIKNLNDMVFSTSESPEEQQSTGVLGRIGGWLSPWKGNGPKSPTGNASPTSDQAPKSEGEEESERPVRLRANNQEWEEEKEQSSNPNPLFLSRDISPYEERNAAQSAHRDGVIVSSTETAEGGSKKEEFVEYRQERKGQREERSNRSSESGNPEKNSRHLTHLSSSSSKQGVVRDSDPTHTQPQAHVGRTLHVYLEDTEVTHSGKETCAGQEIVHTEVTKKDITILRKGPSSSSFDLNSSSKSEEIRRTNVSPAKGADSYYSALVGVSLKSPKDSQSEAESEEQTEANRMGRKNAARKKLRQNSQGNEGNTPQENMPPTALPVPEGILTSDNSLTTPQGKGAETHMGESSVNSSSSSQPNPTTQASPEGMESETSCPDAVKQLDNFQDSNSVIAASLACVTNRGSDMEDDDSLYRVERKTETPESKRRSLKVSRSELKLFTKNVPLEKSPAGGTDEFKTAVKKTKDGEKDKPNTETDGRQHQLKKIDEEPNPAAGRIAGKINLFEHPAARVNKQTFQSQRSADVSPARKPTEKMKEEFVSSEKRSKSAERYAMAMSGTAPAVREKPMTIKERARNFTEASKSDDRPAVSQKPAMTGMSQRSLLFVAAAASTQLDNQGKLDTKERIQKQKSEITLKPDGQDTIAVGVKMSIPKEQPTDSRISNTADSKTAEKGMKSNSLETDPTKETSDSAELTNSISPQSKSPTRMGSRPKRKKGRGPDSPISPNGENKPDCSTSKAELTGNKQHQVDDTEKAASASKTQEVSLASEKAQGNTSNKQSLSDTKGRAIKKEILVVDEQKERLAVSVTNEKINKLDNRPEGLPEPSVNKDQPDTAAGRSGTKTPIDQSPVILPRKQEQAGGNRLSFTQRKENDSKDCKETSASSPSPVVEQPPEKTRSMKQGPPVEHPKLEKELPTQSASKSEVKVKLQNKKDTGQKQQPLNKDTELINQTVSEDVRNLEKVEGEKRNQTEKENKDMPQQLPRPDNNTTKAKVSDSRQFISGTKESAARDDEIINAEIKDERKVIIKPEMMQPEPLSQSSEKTGTLLDLPAPKQHVIHTKSTHPEETAVCAVTQTNEAVSVTKSEKEPSKRSQASCVPSELQQESPKGPGTETKPQPHSVSVEKTENLPDDSCAHGANDSEFSSSESITKATTAAEKWTVKAGDGTPALIAAQTLSEKRASVKEHTPMSPSKSERSKGAGRVDGESNSNAISVPAVVKVSGDVIKPARRQREDSKSTESTSDITSVKGAKKIAHGPSDREASSSIVNVAGNSAEKTLHSQSNDVSLVANGDFPQQLNTVGKELVNNKPSPQANKPTPDTTQHSSMKKLHLPRGLNRDDASAPQDAPSSWLDVDFPKRKLKVPVPKLSYSGSESNLLDTSGDLDDDDFIEKIKNLCSPFSLPPRKHNVLRTPQPLFAMPAIREDRHEKTFDPDEFKFGLRKKDPFSVDTTPSFLSRLQNKDTKSGMKPARASLADRSMLMSSLDTRSRLRDKEDNDEEDVKEEKEEQVKVKSRLEGSCVLSSLSSSIFRGKRNGGQTQVDGTSSGDVSPSEAPQLSPPPLSQPSSTAPLRDTLALSSREEAQAVEAVVDDSGPPFPSFNDIKLPDYLEKYLPQEPAKQGMEQVKPELIGKMPTPAPGDEADWAVKLPRAVSPFSPGIPPITPPTLPTIPAELKEPPAQPRGTLSRNIRTVKGFHKRPGKMVLFEKAQFSGQAHEIFGDVADATSLRLSPLVSVMVVRGCWVLYEKPDFQGRCIALEEGGIELTNMWAEPVPETEPENLPPMQMGSIRLAVRDYSLPHIDLFTEPEGHGRVTPYHDDTIETGAFGVPLSTASIQVHSGVWLLFSDPGFQGMIAVLEPGAYPVPEAWGFTSPFIGSLRPLKMGGFKVENPNEVKAVVFEKPGLEGSCLEIDSDVFSICESQGDIATDGENIDSTQLKSMGSLKIIGGFWVGYSEPGFEGQQFILEEGEYLDCSDWGDSEQLLSLRPILGDFMSPHLKMFSDRDFGNLGVNIDVSVPVLNMEDTGYGVQTQSVDVISGVWVLFEELGFCGESFVVEKGLYGCPEDWGALKPRVASAMPVRVDDFDNAAKFKVQLFSDPGFEGSVLPLEDSAASLQDGVSVSSCKVLAGSWLAFEGQDFTGRMYVLEVGGYPNLRAMGCVSASSSILSLQIVGFEFSLPSITLFERSGLWGKRVVLTEASVNLQLAGGCSRVQSVLVEGGMWILYEGINYRGPQILLKPGEVPDWRRFSSWQKIGSLRPLTQKRVHFRLRNRHSGLMMSVTGDLEEVKLLRIQETEETDGFDQIWFYQDGHLHCKLLEECCVGPTGSVTMVGSRVGLIPHPENHVHLWSITPEGFIRYTPTSDLVLEVKGGQHYDKTQVILKTLDPSKPQQKWDVEVI; encoded by the exons ATGTTCACATCCTACATAAAGAATCTGAATGATATGGTATTTTCTACG TCTGAGAGCCCTGAGGAGCAGCAGAGCACCGGGGTCTTGGGTCGTATCGGGGGCTGGCTCTCTCCATGGAAGGGAAATGGTCCGAAGAGTCCCACTGGAAATGCCTCCCCAACTAGCGACCAGGCTCCTAAGTcagagggagaagaggagagtgaGCGGCCTGTGAGACTCCGGGCAAATAATCAAGAgtgggaggaggagaaggaacaGAGCTCCAATCCCAATCCACTCTTTCTCTCCAGAGACATTTCCCCCTATGAAGAACGGAACGCCGCACAGTCTGCCCACAGAGACGGCGTTATTGTAAGCAGCACTGAGACAGCAGAAGGAGGTTCAAAAAAGGAGGAGTTTGTGGAGTACAGGCAGGAGAGAAAAGGGCAGAGGGAGGAGAGAAGCAACCGTTCTTCAGAGAGCGGGAATCCTGAGAAGAATTCCCGTCATCTGACACatctctcttcctcttcttctaaGCAGGGAGTGGTCCGGGACTCTGATCCAACCCACACCCAGCCACAGGCCCATGTAGGCAGGACGCTCCATGTGTACCTGGAGGATACCGAGGTGACTCACAGCGGCAAAGAGACCTGTGCTGGACAGGAAATTGTCCACACCGAAGTTACAAAAAAGGACATAACAATCCTCCGAAAGGGGCCGTCATCATCAAGTTTTGATTTGAACTCGAGTTCAAAAAGTGAAGAGATCAGAAGGACAAATGTGAGTCCTGCTAAAGGTGCAGATAGTTATTACAGTGCCTTAGTGGGAGTGTCACTGAAATCACCTAAAGACTCGCAGTCAGAAGCTGAATCTGAAGAACAAACAGAGGCCAACAGAATGGGGCGTAAAAACGCAGCCAGAAAGAAATTAAGACAGAACTCTCAGGGGAATGAAGGGAACACCCCCCAGGAAAACATGCCTCCCACTGCCCTCCCTGTCCCAGAGGGAATCCTTACATCAGATAACTCATTGACCACTCCTCAGGGCAAAGGTGCAGAGACTCACATGGGAGAATCATCTGtaaactcctcctcctcctcccagcCCAACCCCACCACTCAGGCTTCACCTGAAGGCATGGAGAGTGAGACTTCCTGCCCTGACGCCGTCAAGCAGTTGGACAACTTCCAGGACTCAAACTCAGTCATTGCCGCCAGTCTGGCATGTGTGACAAATAGGGGCTCAGACATGGAGGACGACGACAGTCTTTACAGAGTTGAAAGGAAGACAGAGACACCAGAGTCCAAACGCAGGAGTTTAAAGGTCTCTCGAAGTGAGCTGAAGCTTTTTACAAAAAATGTGCCTTTGGAGAAGAGTCCGGCAGGAGGCACCGACGAATTTAAGACAGCGGTAAAGAAAACCAAAGATGGAGAAAAAGATAAGCCCAACACAGAGACTGACGGCAG ACAACACCAGCTGAAGAAAATCGATGAGGAGCCTAATCCAGCCGCTGGCCGCATTGCGGGTAAAATCAACCTCTTTGAGCACCCGGCAGCGAGGGTCAACAAGCAGACCTTCCAGAGCCAGAGGAGTGCTGATGTCTCTCCAGCTAGAAAACCCACAGAGAAGATGAAAGAGGAATTTGTCTCGTCAGAGAAGAGGTCAAAATCTGCTGAACGTTACGCGATGGCCATGTCCGGCACTGCACCGGCCGTCAGGGAGAAGCCAATGACGATCAAGGAGCGGGCGAGGAACTTCACAGAGGCGTCTAAATCCGATGACAGGCCCGCAGTGTCTCAAAAGCCAGCAATGACAGGAATGTCTCAAAGATCCTTGTTGTTTGTTGCAGCTGCGGCATCAACACAACTGGACAATCAGGGTAAACTGGATACTAAGGAGCGAATACAGAAACAAAAGTCAGAGATAACATTAAAACCAGATGGACAGGATACCATTGCTGTAGGGGTAAAGATGTCCATTCCTAAAGAGCAACCAACAGACTCTCGAATAAGCAACACAGCAGACTCGAAAACAGCAGAAAAGGGGATGAAATCCAACAGTCTGGAAACAGATCCAACTAAGGAGACTAGTGATTCTGCAGAACTGACCAATAGCATCAGCCCACAGTCCAAAAGCCCTACCAGAATGGGCTCCAGACCTAAAAGAAAAAAAGGTAGGGGACCAGACAGTCCCATCAGCCCAAATGGTGAAAACAAACCAGATTGCTCAACAAGTAAGGCAGAGCTCACCGGTAATAAACAACATCAGGTGGATGATACTGAGAAGGCCGCCTCTGCCTCTAAGACACAGGAAGTCTCATTAGCATCTGAAAAAGCCCAAGGAAATACATCAAACAAACAATCTCTGTCTGATACCAAAGGAAGAGCTATTAAGAAGGAGATACTGGTGGTAGACGAACAAAAGGAAAGGTTAGCTGTCTCAGTAACAAATGAGAAAATTAATAAACTAGACAACAGACCGGAGGGATTGCCTGAACCATCTGTCAACAAAGATCAAcctgatactgctgctggtcGCAGTGGAACAAAGACACCTATTGACCAGAGTCCCGTTATTTTACCTCGAAAGCAGGAACAGGCCGGGGGAAACAGGCTCTCATTCACACAGAGGAAAGAAAATGACTCCAAGGACTGCAAAGAAACTTCAGCCtcctccccctcacctgtgGTTGAGCAACCTCCTGAGAAGACTCGTTCAATGAAGCAAGGGCCACCTGTCGAACATCCCAAATTAGAAAAAGAATTGCCAACACAATCTGCATCTAAAagtgaagtaaaagtaaaacttCAGAATAAGAAAGACACAGGACAAAAACAACAACCCTTAAACAAGGACACAGAACTAATAAATCAGACTGTGAGTGAAGATGTGAGGAATTTAGAAAAGGTGGAGGGCGAAAAAAGAAATCAGACGGAGAAGGAAAACAAAGATATGCCCCAGCAGCTACCGCGTCCAGATAACAATACCACAAAGGCCAAGGTTTCAGACAGCAGACAATTTATCTCTGGCACAAAGGAGAGTGCTGCAAGGGATGATGAAATAATAAATGCTGAGATAAAAGATGAGAGAAAAGTCATAATAAAACCAGAAATGATGCAACCAGAACCATTGTCTCAGTCCTCAGAGAAGACCGGTACATTATTAGACCTCCCTGCTCCAAAACAACATGTCATACACACGAAGAGTACACATCCAGAAGAAACTGCTGTTTGTGCTGTCACCCAGACTAACGAGGCTGTGAGTGTGACAAAGAGTGAGAAAGAGCCGTCAAAGAGGAGTCAGGCTTCATGTGTGCCCTCTGAGTTACAACAAGAGTCTCCAAAAGGTCCTGGAACAGAGACAAAGCCACAGCCTCATTCTGTCTCTGTGGAAAAAACTGAAAATCTACCGGATGACTCATGTGCACATGGAGCTAATGATTCTGAGTTCTCCAGCTCCGAGTCTATTACCAAAGCAACAACAGCAGCTGAGAAATGGACTGTAAAAGCCGGGGATGGCACTCCAGCGCTGATAGCTGCACAGACACTGTCAGAGAAAAGAGCATCTGTTAAAGAGCATACTCCAATGTCTCCATCTAAATCTGAGAGGAGCAAGGGAGCAGGGCGGGTTGATGGGGAAAGCAATTCAAATGCCATCTCAGTGCCTGCAGTAGTCAAAGTCTCAGGAGATGTGATAAAACCAGCTCGCCGCCAGCGTGAGGATTCAAAATCCACCGAGAGCACAAGTGATATTACTTCAGTCAAAGGCGCAAAGAAAATAGCACACGGCCCCTCGGATAGAGAGGCTTCCAGCTCCATAGTTAATGTGGCAGGGAACTCGGCTGAGAAAACACTGCACTCACAAAGCAATGACGTTTCGCTTGTTGCTAATGGGGATTTTCCCCAGCAACTCAACACTGTCGGAAAGGAACTGGTCAATAACAAACCGAGTCCACAGGCTAATAAGCCGACCCCAGATACAACCCAGCATTCTTCCATGAAGAAGCTCCATTTGCCACGGGGACTAAACAGAGACGATGCTTCAGCCCCGCAAGACGCCCCCTCGAGCTGGCTGGATGTGGACTTCCCCAAACGGAAGCTCAAAGTCCCCGTGCCCAAACTGAGCTACTCTGGTAGTGAGAGCAATCTGCTGGACACTTCTGGTGACCTAGATGATGATGATTTCATTGAGAAAATCAAGAATCTTTGCTCGCCGTTCTCTCTCCCGCCACGCAAACACAACGTACTACGCACCCCTCAACCGCTATTCGCCATGCCCGCCATCAGGGAGGACCGCCATGAGAAGACGTTTGACCCCGATGAGTTTAAGTTTGGTTTGAGGAAGAAGGATCCGTTTAGTGTAGACACAACCCCAAGCTTCTTATCCAGGCTGCAGAACAAGGACACAAAATCTGGCATGAAGCCAGCCAGGGCAAGCTTGGCAGACAGGAGCATGCTGATGAGTAGCCTGGACACTCGCTCTCGCCTCAGGGACAAAGAGGACAACGATGAGGAGGATGTCaaggaagagaaggaggagCAGGTCAAGGTGAAGTCTCGCTTGGAGGGCAGCTGTGTTCTCAGCAGCCTTTCCTCCTCCATTTTCAGAGGGAAGAGGAATGGTGGTCAAACGCAGGTGGATGGCACCAGCTCTGGGGATGTGTCACCGAGCGAAGCCCCCCAGCTAAGCCCTCCACCTTTATCCCAGCCAAGTTCAACAGCTCCACTCAGAGATACACTGGCCCTGAGCAGCAGAGAGGAAGCCCAGGCTGTGGAGGCTGTGGTCGATGACTCAGGCCCTCCATTTCCCTCGTTTAACGACATCAAGCTGCCGGATTATTTAGAGAAGTACCTCCCCCAAGAACCAGCAAAGCAAGGAATGGAGCAAGTCAAACCCGAG CTTATTGGGAAAATGCCAACCCCAGCCCCTGGAGATGAAGCAGACTGGGCAGTGAAACTTCCCCGTGCTGTGTCTCCATTTTCTCCGGGGATTCCTCCAATCACACCCCCGACACTGCCGACAATCCCTGCTGAGCTGAAAGAGCCTCCAGCTCAGCCCCGGGGAACTCTTAGTAGAAAT ATACGAACCGTCAAAGGATTTCACAAGCGCCCTGGAAAG ATGGTGTTGTTTGAGAAAGCTCAGTTCAGTGGCCAGGCCCATGAGATCTTCGGGGATGTAGCAGATGCTACGTCTCTGCGGCTCTCACCTCTCGTCTCTGTGATGGTTGTTAGAGGATG CTGGGTTCTCTATGAGAAGCCTGACTTCCAGGGACGCTGCATCGCCTTGGAAGAGGGAGGCATTGAATTGACAAACATGTGGGCAGAGCCAGTTCCGGAGACAGAGCCAGAGAACCTTCCTCCAATGCAAATGGGCTCCATTCGACTGGCTGTCCGG GATTACAGCCTGCCACACATTGATCTGTTTACTGAACCAGAGGGCCATGGCAGAGTAACACCTTACCATGATGACACAATAGAAACGGGGGCTTTTGGCGTCCCACTGAGCACCGCTTCCATCCAAGTGCACTCTGGAGT GTGGCTGCTGTTCAGTGACCCAGGCTTTCAGGGAATGATCGCTGTGCTGGAGCCGGGAGCGTACCCGGTCCCTGAGGCCTGGGGCTTCACATCACCCTTTATTGGATCTCTTAGGCCACTTAAAAtg GGTGGTTTCAAAGTAGAGAATCCAAATGAAGTCAAG GCTGTGGTGTTTGAGAAGCCTGGCCTTGAGGGCTCCTGTTTGGAAATTGACAGTGACGTTTTCAGCATTTGTGAAAGTCAAGGAGACATTGCTACAGATGGAGAAAACATTGACTCAACACAACTGAAGTCTATGGGTTCTCTAAAGATCATCGGAGGATT CTGGGTGGGCTACAGCGAGCCTGGGTTTGAGGGCCAGCAGTTCATCCTGGAGGAGGGGGAGTACCTGGACTGCAGCGACTGGGGGGACTCAGAGCAGCTCCTGTCACTGAGACCAATACTGGGT GATTTCATGTCTCCACATCTCAAAATGTTCAGCGACAGAGACTTCGGTAATCTGGGCGTCAACATTGACGTCTCAGTGCCTGTTCTTAACATGGAGGACACAGGCTATGGTGTGCAGACGCAGTCAGTGGATGTCATCAGTGGAGT CTGGGTTCTGTTTGAGGAGCTGGGCTTTTGTGGGGAGAGCTTCGTCGTGGAGAAAGGCCTGTACGGATGCCCGGAGGACTGGGGGGCGCTCAAACCCAGAGTTGCCTCAGCAATGCCTGTCCGGGTG GATGACTTTGATAATGCAGCCAAGTTTAAG GTGCAGCTTTTCTCTGATCCAGGCTTTGAAGGCTCTGTCCTCCCTCTGGAAGACAGCGCAGCCTCCCTGCAGGACGGCGTGTCTGTGTCCTCTTGTAAAGTCCTGGCTGGAAG CTGGCTGGCGTTTGAGGGCCAGGACTTCACTGGCAGGATGTATGTGTTGGAGGTGGGGGGCTACCCGAACCTGAGGGCGATGGGCTGCGTCAGTGCGAGCTCCTCCATCCTGTCACTACAGATTGTTGGCTTT GAGTTTTCCCTCCCATCAATCACTCTGTTTGAGCGGAGTGGGCTGTGGGGGAAGAGAGTGGTTCTGACGGAGGCATCAGTCAACCTTCAGCTGGCTGGAGGCTGCAGCCGAGTCCAATCTGTACTGGTGGAGGGAGGCAT